Part of the Syntrophorhabdus sp. genome, GCCTGCGGGTCCAGAACCGCAACCTCAGGGACATCCTGATGGGCCTCAACAAGGCGCAGGAGGAGCTCCGATTGTCGGAGACCCGGGTGTTGCTGGAAAAGCAGCGCCTCGAGACCATTCTCAATGTCGTCCCTGCGGGTGTGGTGGTCATGGAAGGCAGGGGGGGGCGGATAGTCTACGCGAACCGGCGTGCCCGGGACCTGTTCGGAAGCAAGACCCCGTCCGACCTTGATGAGGTCGGAGACCTCAAGGGACTGGAGCTTTTCAGGCCGGACGGCCAGGTGTGCCCTTACGAGGAGCTTCCCCTCAACCGGTCCCTGTTTCACGGCGAGACGGTGAAAGGCGAGGAGATGGCCCTGATAAGGCCGGACGGCCAGGTCGTTCCCATACTGGCCAACACCACTCCCTTTGTGGCCGGCGGCGAGATAGTGGGGGCCGTCGGGAGCTTTGTCGATATCACCAGAATGAAGATGTCCGAGGAGTCGATCAGGACACTCAACGCGGAACTGGCGAAGAACCTGGTCCTCGTTGAAGACACGAACAAGGAGCTCGAAGGTTTCGTGCATTCCGTCACCCACGACCTGAGGTCTCCCCTCGTCGTCATCAACGGGTTCAGCCGGAGGCTCCTCGACCTTGCGGAAGAGGAGTTCAGGGAAAAGAGCCACGACTACATAGAATACATCAGGGAGACGAGCCAGAACGCGTTGTTCCTGGTCAGGGACCTTCTCAGGCTTTTCAAGATCGCCGGTGGGGAGATGAACAGGACCACCGTGGACCTGGCGGAGATGTCACGGTCCCTCCAGCAATACTTCGGAGACCTCTATCCCCGCAGGTCCCTGAGATTGATGGCCCCGGAGACGCTGACGGTGACAGGGGACTACAGTCTCCTCAGGATCGTCATGGAGAACCTGATCGACAACTCCTACAAGTTCACCTCCAGAAATGAAGGGGAAGCCATGGTTGAGATAGGGTCCCGACGCGAGAATGAGGACCTTGTGGTTTTTGTCAGGGACAACGGGTGCGGGTTCGACGCTGCCCACGCGGGGCGAATATTCGAGCCCTTTTCACGCTTCCACAAGGAGACGGATTACAAAGGCAACGGGATAGGCCTTGCCACGGTGAAGAGGATCATCCACCGTCACGGGGGACGCATCTGGGCAGAGAGCCGCCCGGGCAGAGGCGCGACTTTCTGCTTCACCCTTCCCGACTAGAACAGGAAGTGTCCCCGGTCGTGCCGACCCGGGGACGCGTGTCAGTTCCCCGTCACTTCTTCACGATCTTTTTTGCGTAAAGGTCATCCTTCTCGTAAGAATAGGTCAGCGTGACCCTGTCTCCGGCCTTGATGTCAGTAATACCCGCTTTCCTGCCCTTGACATGAACCGTCGTCGCCTCCGTTACGATGGCACCGGCGACAATCTCCTTTCCGCCGACCATAGACGAGATCGAGATGCCCTTTCCATTGTCATCGACACCGATCACCTTGCCTGTCATCGATCGGGTCATTCCGGCGTCCATGGATGTTGCCGCCGATATGAACAGTAAAAGAAAGGACATCGCCAGGATGGCGCAAACAATCGATCGTCTCATCGTTTCCCTCCTTCTTCCTGATGTGATCAGGTACATCAGGAAGCGTTTTAGCCTGCGGCGTACTCATAGAAGGACCGCAGGTTGTCGATCGTGGTAACGAAGCGTATGGCTTCCCTTTTTTCCTTGAGGACTATCATTCTTTCGCCCACCAGTTCGATGATGAATTCCCTCTCGTTGAACTTGCTTTTGACTTTTTCCCCCGGTTTCGGCATGAGTATCATGATGCTTTCCTCCACTCTTGCACGGCATACGAACGTCGTGCATGCCCGGTAAAGCAAAAGATGTACCATCTCTCTCTGTGGCTGCAATAACAGGGAAAAGCGTAAGCGGCTCGCGGTTGCCGGGACGAGGAGACCGGGGCGTTTTGCCCCCTGGCAGTGGTCTTCTGCCCCAGCCCGTCCTTTACGTTCCCGCGATAATGGGGTACAATGAGGTCAAGACTCCGATCGTTCCTGTCGCAAAGGGTGGCCCGCGCGGGTCAGGGTCCCGCCGGTGGGCGAGGAGGTGTTCCGGTGAAAGACAGGTTCCACAGGATACTGGTGATCGACGATGAGGTCAGATGGTGCGATCTTCTCAGGGAAACGCTTACCTCGGAAGGTTTCGACGTCGCCGTTGCCGGCGACAGCGCCATGGCCTCTCAGCTCATAAACCAGGTCGATTTCGACGTCATCCTCACTGACCTCAAGATGGACGGGAAGAACGGCCTGCAGCTTCTCGAAGAGACGAAGAAGGTTGCCCCCACGACACCCGTCATCCTCATCACCGCCTTCGGGTCCGTCGATTCAGCCGTCCAGGCCATGAAGATGGGCGCCTACGATTTCATAACGAAGAGCGGTGATCTGAGCGAGCTTATCCTGGCCGTCGACAAGGCCCTGGAGACAAAATCCCTCAGGAAAGAGGTTCTCGGCCTGAAACGGAAGCTTGAATCCCGCTACGGCTTCCACAGGATGATCGGGAAGAGCCCTCTCATGCAGAGGATATACCAGCTGATCGAAATGGTCTGCGACACATCGGGCAATGTCCTTATCACGGGCGAGAGCGGGACCGGAAAAGAGCTTGTGGCAAAGGCCATTCACTACAACGGTGCCAGGAAGAACGGGCCTTTCATGGCCGTGAACTGCGCCGCCATCCCCGAGAACCTGCTGGAGAGCGAGCTTTTCGGATACAAGAAGGGGGCCTTCACCGACGCGAAGGTCGACAAGGAAGGGCTCGTTATCGGGGCGGCGGGAGGGACGCTCTTCCTCGACGAGGTGACCGAAATGCCCACCTCGCTTCAGGCCAAGATATTGAGGGTCATCGAGGAGAGGGAGGTGAGGCCCCTGGGAGGTACGACCTCATATTCAACGGATATCCGCGTCATTTCCACGTCCAACCGCGACATCCAGGCGCGGATAGACCAGGGGCTCTTCCGAAGCGACCTCTATTACCGGCTCCGGGTCATAGACATCGATCTTCCTCCGCTTCGGGACAGGAAGGAGGACATCCCGCTTCTGGTCAGGCACTTTCTCAATACATTCAACAAGGACCTCAAGAAGAAGGTCACCCACGTCTCCACCGAGGCAATGAGGATCCTGATGGACTACTCATGGCCGGGCAATGTGAGGGAGCTCGAGAATGCTATCCAGAGGGGTGTCACGCTGTGTCGCGGCGAGACCGTTGTTCCTGACGACCTACCCTCCCTCATGACCAGACCCAACAGCAGTTCCTTCCTCGACCGCGCCCATGAAAAGGGGAGAACCCTTGCAGATCTTGAGAGGGAATACATCGGAGAGGTGCTGGCGGAGGCCGGCGGAAACCGCTCCCGGGCAGCGGAAGTGCTCGGCATTGACAGAAAGACGCTCTATCGCAAGCTCAAGAACGAATGACCGGCAACCCTGGAAGCCGCGGGTACTGTGGGGCACAATGCCTGCCTGACAGGGGCTGTTTGCCCCACCACCCTGAGGGCGCCCGGGTCCCGGCCGGACATCCTTCCCCGTCGTAACACACTGCCCGATGTTCCTTTGCGTTCGCTTTCCATCCCATGGCGTGCAAATTGCAGGCTCGGGGCAAGTTGCATATTCCGGGCGAGTTCCAACGAGGATACATCCTGTGTGAACAAATGGATCCATGGGAAAGAAGGAGGAACCATGGGAAGGAAAGTAGGCCCTGTACGCAGGCGAGTACCGAGGAGTAAGTTCGATGCTCAGGAAACACACATCTGTCCGCGCTGCAATGCCTTTCTGATCCGTGAAAGGTTTTACGGCATGTATGCCCACATCTGGGTCTGGCGCTGCATCAAGTGCGGCGAGATCATAGACGACGTGGTGCTCCACAACCGGCGCCTGCTCAAGAAGGCTGCCAGGGGGATAGATATAATGAGTCTGATCCGGTGATGCGGGGCCGGTAAGGGAATACTCTCAAGGGGGGAAGGCACCCGTTCCGGCACCGGCGAACCGTGGTATCGACAGCACATCACGGGGACAGGAACGGGAGGACTGTCGGGCGCGAAGCGGTGTCCGGTATCATACTGAAGAGAAGAAAAGTTATCGAGCGGTACCGATGCTGTCCTGCCGGGGAAGGGGGAAGGGATGGTGATAGAGTCCGCTGCACGACCGGGATTCGCGTTGTGGTTCACCGGTTTGCCGTCGTCGGGAAAGACGACGGTGGCTGAAATGACGTGCGGAATGCTGTCGGAGCGGGGGGTGACGGCTGTCGTCCTCAACTCCGCCAGGCTGCGGAAGGTGCTGACGCCGCGGCCTCTCTATACGGATGAGGAGAGGGACTGGTTCTATGGCGTTCTGGTATAT contains:
- a CDS encoding sigma-54-dependent Fis family transcriptional regulator gives rise to the protein MKDRFHRILVIDDEVRWCDLLRETLTSEGFDVAVAGDSAMASQLINQVDFDVILTDLKMDGKNGLQLLEETKKVAPTTPVILITAFGSVDSAVQAMKMGAYDFITKSGDLSELILAVDKALETKSLRKEVLGLKRKLESRYGFHRMIGKSPLMQRIYQLIEMVCDTSGNVLITGESGTGKELVAKAIHYNGARKNGPFMAVNCAAIPENLLESELFGYKKGAFTDAKVDKEGLVIGAAGGTLFLDEVTEMPTSLQAKILRVIEEREVRPLGGTTSYSTDIRVISTSNRDIQARIDQGLFRSDLYYRLRVIDIDLPPLRDRKEDIPLLVRHFLNTFNKDLKKKVTHVSTEAMRILMDYSWPGNVRELENAIQRGVTLCRGETVVPDDLPSLMTRPNSSSFLDRAHEKGRTLADLEREYIGEVLAEAGGNRSRAAEVLGIDRKTLYRKLKNE
- a CDS encoding PAS domain-containing sensor histidine kinase; translation: MKGGEDRLYPLHPGVPDGDPKPSGKRSPTEALLVDTGGVSTPRERRRTGKDRTLRSVRGFLDEAPVEPSAELKAFADNIPDGIFRLDRKLRHVFMNNVMLDLFRKGGERNPGSLDDWDFLPGEAKGRVKKLARKTFSSSLPQELELMCDGDGSPLHFALRLVPEAGAAGHVGTVLGIMRDITSLKRNEAEIETEHSFREAIGRSLSIGIGAIDHHGRQIYVNPAFCRIVGWTREELLGSCFPYVYWPENERRKARKTFLRVLRGGRTSGSFEVSLQRRDGTRFDALVMYSAFYDNSGKRIGWIGSVGDVSGLKRKEKELQRLNRDLDAIVRKRTDSLRVQNRNLRDILMGLNKAQEELRLSETRVLLEKQRLETILNVVPAGVVVMEGRGGRIVYANRRARDLFGSKTPSDLDEVGDLKGLELFRPDGQVCPYEELPLNRSLFHGETVKGEEMALIRPDGQVVPILANTTPFVAGGEIVGAVGSFVDITRMKMSEESIRTLNAELAKNLVLVEDTNKELEGFVHSVTHDLRSPLVVINGFSRRLLDLAEEEFREKSHDYIEYIRETSQNALFLVRDLLRLFKIAGGEMNRTTVDLAEMSRSLQQYFGDLYPRRSLRLMAPETLTVTGDYSLLRIVMENLIDNSYKFTSRNEGEAMVEIGSRRENEDLVVFVRDNGCGFDAAHAGRIFEPFSRFHKETDYKGNGIGLATVKRIIHRHGGRIWAESRPGRGATFCFTLPD